The following nucleotide sequence is from Cicer arietinum cultivar CDC Frontier isolate Library 1 chromosome 2, Cicar.CDCFrontier_v2.0, whole genome shotgun sequence.
AGAGCATGATTGTCGTCTTGGTCTGCCACTAGAAGCAGGGTCACTAGACGAAGAGCGCGCAGCGGGTGCTCCAGGTCTTCCCCTTGTTGCTGAAAGTGACCTTTCCGGAAGTGTCGTCCTCAAATTGGGTGGAGCATCAAGTGAAAAGCCAGGTATCTCAGTTGGCTTCCATGGTCTTGATCTCACTGTTGGTGAAGTTCCACGTGATGGTACTGGCTGCTTCGACACCACTGGAGCTGGCTTGGAGATTGAAGAAGTTTTAACTGAAGAAGCAGATATGCTGGGTGCATTTGATGGTGTGGATGGTCGTCGAGTAGGCGTTGATGCTGTTGATGCAGACCTGGGAGTAAGTAAGCTAGGCCTGCTAGTTGGTGTTGAAGATCTTGCAGTAGATCTTGACAAGGGTGTAGAGGACCTAGAAGGAACTGTGGGTTTAGCTGCAGGAACTGTCGTGGTCCTGGTGACAGGAATTGTAGTCTTCGTAGAAGAAACAACGGGCTTGGTTGTGGCTACCGTTGGCCTAGTTGAAGGTATGGATGTCCTAGTTGTAGGTATGGATGTACGAGAAGTAGGTGTTGAAGGTCTAGATGATTTTGAAGACTTGGTCGGTGCAGGTCGTCCCGTGGGAGTTGCAGCTCTTGATCCTGGATTCCCTGATGATGAGGGCCTCCTGAGTCCACCACCTGAAGAGGTCACCCCAGGAGAAGAAGCTTGTTGCTTGGATACCAAGTTACTCCTTCTGCTATGTTCTGATGGAGGATTTGCCAACTACAACACAATGAAACAAATACAAGAAGAGTGACTTCTGGATAGCACAAGAAAGAATCAAATTCTACTAAATACAGATAATTGTTTTATTACTTTATCTCGACATGAGTTTAAAACTAAGAATTATCAATTTACTAATATATTACCTAGTACCTACAAATATCAATGCAAAAAACAATATTCATAAAAGAAGAAAGTTATTCATACAGAGAAAAAATACAAATGGAATTAGGACAAGGAATCCTAAACAAAGGAACAAACAAGAAAAAAGAGATAATCAATATAACAGGAATCCTATGCCAATCTGATGCAAAAACTACAATTTCCTCAAAATAGGATCTTAGCGCGAAAAGTACAATTTCACTTGTGTACTCAAATCTGATGCAAAAGACAGCGTCTTCCAATGACCATGACATGATCCAAAACATTGTGTAAATTTGCTTACTCTAGATTTTAATTCCATGGGACGTGTGGTTGAAGCACCCAGCTGACTTATAACAGTTTTTTTAGTTTCCATCTCCAAAGAAGGAAAAAGGGGAGTCCCAGGAGGAGTTAGAAGCCTGAAAAGACAATAAGCATTCTATGaacaatattattaacaaaaatgtcaacaataaCATAATAGCatgcataaattattattaataaaaaggGAAATATAtggaaatattaataattaagtcAAGTCCATCAGGAGGCATTATGAAATTCTGATTGCCGAATGGTAACAAACCTGTAATTTCTAAGATCATGCCTTTTTAAGCCAGGGAACATGGGGACTAAGTGACTAACTAACCACTAGGCTTcagtttttcaataaataaaataaccatTATCTTCGAAACTTCAAGttatgaaagaaaaagataGCATTTTAGGAACCTTTTCAACATCATCATAATAATACTAAAACGGCAAAACCCGGGAAAATTCTTAAATGAGCTTAATTGTCAGTTCACAAGGGTGGACCCACTTTTAAATTCTAGTGAGATAAGATGCATGATATACTTTAAATTAAACCATGCGTAGATACACACTTAATTGTGAACTTTGCAGATTTAGAGAAACTTATCCTACAAATAGAGTTCTGAATGACAGAGTCCCTGTCACACATCTTATTTCCCAAGTCCCATGAATGTATGGTGTATTGAAGACATTTTGTCATTATTTAACCACAAATAACTACGAATACTCCTAACCCCTGTCTGTGTCAACTGTCAAAGATTAAATGACATATGTCAACTGCAGACCTGGGAGTAAGTAAGGTAGGCCTGTCATTATTGCACTAATTACCAAAAACAGAAAGCCATCataacaaacaacaacaacaaaatatgaaaagaaaaacataaaggTCCCAGGAACACATACCAGTCATAGTCATTCTTATCACTTTCAGAATTGAGAAAATCATCAACACCAGTCTTACGCACAGGACCATGAGTTGATGACGAAATGTTAAATAAGGGAGAATTCCTCGGATTTGAGCCTGCAACACATAAAAAGCACATAGTCGATACCAACAAAAAAGAATTTTGCAGTTCTTTACTTTCATCCGCTTAAAACTACAACACATaatcatcatcaccatcaccATGGTGCATCAACCAAAACCTTGACACGAAACAAGTGCTCTTAAAATGAGCATATATTCATACGGTCTCTAAACATAAgttattttttgtgaaaaaaaaaatttctctaaatataaacatcattttaaattactattagatacatttattatttttctaaatatatttcaattaatactACCTTTGTCCCTAAATACATGATTCACTTGAGACCATATGTCATGTAATAAAGCATGTTACgtctttttttagttaaaaaaccagagaaattgaccaaaattatctttaaaatagGAGGCTAATTTTGTAAATTAGTAAGAATAAAGGAACtcaaactacaattaaatctaaaaatataaactaattatcTCTTCTAAAGacaatcatataaaataattcaaattgtcaacaaatttaatacaaCAATCaactttctttttcttcattcTCGTGATTTAATCAATGGAATCTTACCTATAGGATGTAGTAATAAGTATTTggcttaattacagttttagtccctctattatTCCCAATTCACGGAAATGATCTCCCTATTTTAAATGtcgacagttttggtccctcattcagatttttaactaaaaaatgcgaaattgacatatttttaatgatgtgacatacaattctatggTGTAGAACCatctaaatgcattaattattcatatgtcattaattaaattaaaaatatgaaaaatttcatgAGTGTTAATCATTTTGCATTATCCTATCacatgtcacattatttaaaacatctcacatcatattttttagttaaaaaattaaaaggagtAACCaatatcgacttttaaaatagggagaccaatttcgtgaatcaataaaaatagagggactaaaattacaattaagtcTAAATATTTCGAAAGATGAGTTATAATTGAACTTATTCCAATATAAAAGGATATTTTAGGGACttatgaacacatcaaataTACTTTTTACTTATGCCTTaattagataaacaatttaatttgtGCTTATAACTAAGATCTTATcgttatataaaataaaattgttttcataaaataagaCTATTTTTATAAGTTATCGGTGAAAATCAtggaaataagttgaaaacatCTTTTAGTTATTATAGTTATTGTTTCAGCTCTCCAAAATAGTCTCACAAATgctaaaattaatatatgtaaaaaaaattaggagaGAGTATAAAAAGCTCCGAGTAGTATTTAATTTACCTAATGCTGCATCAACGAATTCCTCAGTGGAAGGTCGTAGCAAAAGATCATCACAATCATTCTCACAATTCTTCATATGAAGAAACAATGCAAGCTCATCATCCTTATCCATAACAAAGGAAGACGGCAACAATTGATGGTTCCTCTGCCTCAACGCAGTTTGCATTTTCGATTCCGTAGCTCTGAAACTACGATTCATTCCGAAAATGTCCCCTAATGATGGAATTGGGAAAGAAAAGATGAAGATAGAAGGAGGGAGTGTGAGGGGGTTCTAGAAAGTTCGAAATGAGAAAACGTAAAAAGGATGAAAGTGAGAATTGCATTGTGAGAGAGTTGAGAGAAGAAAAGAGATGCAGAGCGGTTGTTGTCGTTACGTTACCCGTTTCTATCACTTTAACACTACGT
It contains:
- the LOC101500812 gene encoding uncharacterized protein isoform X1, yielding MNRSFRATESKMQTALRQRNHQLLPSSFVMDKDDELALFLHMKNCENDCDDLLLRPSTEEFVDAALGSNPRNSPLFNISSSTHGPVRKTGVDDFLNSESDKNDYDWLLTPPGTPLFPSLEMETKKTVISQLGASTTRPMELKSRLANPPSEHSRRSNLVSKQQASSPGVTSSGGGLRRPSSSGNPGSRAATPTGRPAPTKSSKSSRPSTPTSRTSIPTTRTSIPSTRPTVATTKPVVSSTKTTIPVTRTTTVPAAKPTVPSRSSTPLSRSTARSSTPTSRPSLLTPRSASTASTPTRRPSTPSNAPSISASSVKTSSISKPAPVVSKQPVPSRGTSPTVRSRPWKPTEIPGFSLDAPPNLRTTLPERSLSATRGRPGAPAARSSSSDPASSGRPRRQSCSPSRGRPANSLSHTSGSSMPAVNRGYSKVNEKVSPVLMGTKMVERVINMRKLAPPSPDVKNSPHRNLSGKSSSSPDSTGFGRTLSKKSLDMAIRHMDIRKRAPGNLRPLMTNIPASSMYSVRSGYQRSLTVSVSGSPHATSSNAGSEVSVNQNGLYSDYIEEIDYDMVSDRGVQSPANVQGRYKPSY
- the LOC101500812 gene encoding uncharacterized protein isoform X2, whose amino-acid sequence is METKKTVISQLGASTTRPMELKSRLANPPSEHSRRSNLVSKQQASSPGVTSSGGGLRRPSSSGNPGSRAATPTGRPAPTKSSKSSRPSTPTSRTSIPTTRTSIPSTRPTVATTKPVVSSTKTTIPVTRTTTVPAAKPTVPSRSSTPLSRSTARSSTPTSRPSLLTPRSASTASTPTRRPSTPSNAPSISASSVKTSSISKPAPVVSKQPVPSRGTSPTVRSRPWKPTEIPGFSLDAPPNLRTTLPERSLSATRGRPGAPAARSSSSDPASSGRPRRQSCSPSRGRPANSLSHTSGSSMPAVNRGYSKVNEKVSPVLMGTKMVERVINMRKLAPPSPDVKNSPHRNLSGKSSSSPDSTGFGRTLSKKSLDMAIRHMDIRKRAPGNLRPLMTNIPASSMYSVRSGYQRSLTVSVSGSPHATSSNAGSEVSVNQNGLYSDYIEEIDYDMVSDRGVQSPANVQGRYKPSY